One Thermodesulfovibrionales bacterium genomic region harbors:
- a CDS encoding flagellar basal body-associated FliL family protein, which produces MADEKGEVNPEETKEKAPAKSKKMLFLIAGAVVLVLAAGFITYTQVIAKTKSGDGHKAEEKDAKTALVSLDPFVLNLAEQGRFLKVSMQFELSNVSYQPMVADKVPQMRDAIITLVSSKSSEAVSSPEGKFQLKDELLLRANQAVGKDVFKNLYFTEFVMQ; this is translated from the coding sequence ATGGCTGACGAAAAGGGGGAAGTTAATCCTGAAGAGACGAAAGAAAAGGCGCCTGCGAAGAGCAAGAAGATGCTCTTCCTTATTGCAGGCGCAGTTGTCCTTGTCCTTGCAGCAGGCTTCATAACATATACCCAGGTCATCGCAAAGACCAAGTCAGGAGATGGACACAAGGCAGAAGAGAAGGATGCCAAGACTGCCCTCGTCTCCCTTGACCCCTTTGTCCTGAATCTTGCAGAGCAGGGGAGATTCCTCAAGGTCTCGATGCAGTTCGAACTAAGTAATGTCTCGTACCAGCCGATGGTTGCCGACAAGGTCCCCCAAATGCGGGACGCAATCATCACCCTCGTGAGCAGCAAGTCTTCTGAGGCAGTCTCAAGTCCCGAGGGCAAATTTCAGCTGAAGGATGAACTTCTTCTCAGGGCAAATCAGGCAGTAGGCAAGGATGTATTTAAGAACCTCTACTTCACTGAATTTGTGATGCAATGA
- the mtgA gene encoding monofunctional biosynthetic peptidoglycan transglycosylase, giving the protein MRPLKGLCSLVLLVTLSLAVLYFLLMPDISRMKKENPGKTSFMEYRERESRGKGKPYRITQVWVPLSKVSPYVVKAVLIAEDDKFWKHEGFDYEAIQKAMERDIKAKKFKLGGSTISQQLAKNLYLSPSKNPVRKIAEAIITWRMERALSKKRILELYLNVIEWGDGIFGIEAASRHYYGKSSSQLSPEEAARLAAVLPNPRKYNPTGNQRYVLNRSSLISAIMVKRGIVVPEYHEVWESDEPLPEPGTVPPVPPIEKLNPAE; this is encoded by the coding sequence ATGAGGCCTCTTAAAGGGCTCTGTTCCCTGGTCTTACTCGTAACCCTCTCTCTCGCCGTCCTCTATTTCCTTCTTATGCCTGATATCTCGCGGATGAAGAAAGAAAATCCCGGAAAGACCTCTTTCATGGAATACCGAGAGAGAGAGTCAAGGGGAAAGGGTAAGCCATACAGGATCACCCAAGTCTGGGTGCCCCTCTCGAAGGTCTCTCCCTATGTCGTGAAGGCGGTTCTCATTGCAGAGGATGACAAGTTCTGGAAGCACGAAGGCTTTGATTATGAGGCGATCCAGAAGGCGATGGAAAGGGATATCAAGGCAAAGAAATTCAAACTCGGCGGCAGTACGATAAGCCAGCAGCTCGCAAAGAACCTCTACCTTTCCCCTTCAAAGAATCCTGTTCGCAAAATTGCTGAAGCGATTATCACCTGGAGGATGGAGAGAGCCCTCTCCAAGAAAAGGATCCTCGAACTCTATCTGAATGTCATAGAATGGGGTGACGGCATCTTTGGGATTGAAGCCGCGTCACGACACTACTACGGAAAATCCTCTTCTCAACTCTCCCCGGAAGAAGCAGCCAGGCTTGCCGCCGTTCTTCCGAACCCCAGGAAATATAACCCCACCGGCAACCAGCGGTATGTGCTTAACCGCTCAAGTCTCATCTCTGCCATTATGGTGAAAAGGGGTATCGTCGTCCCTGAATATCATGAAGTGTGGGAGAGTGACGAGCCCCTGCCAGAGCCTGGAACAGTCCCCCCTGTCCCTCCCATAGAAAAGCTGAATCCCGCGGAATAG
- the argB gene encoding acetylglutamate kinase, translating into MEKLVEKANVLIEALPFIQNFYGKTLVIKYGGAAQIEEGLKNSFAQDVVLLSYIGIRPVIVHGGGPRISQTMKKMGKEPTFVQGQRVTDRETMDIVEMVLGGLINKEIVALINNHGGKAVGLSGKDGGLIRAKKKLIRKAAERGREEIIDIGLVGEVEAVDPTILCSLQRDGFIPVISPIGVGNNGEAFNINADYVASAVASSLKAEKLILLTDVTGIKDKRDTVISTVLKKSVKKYIDDGTVSGGMVPKVQACIRALDGGVNKTHIVDGRVPHCLLLEIFTRKGIGTEIVA; encoded by the coding sequence ATGGAAAAATTGGTCGAGAAGGCAAATGTCCTCATTGAGGCGTTGCCGTTTATTCAGAACTTTTACGGCAAGACCCTCGTCATCAAGTACGGCGGGGCTGCGCAGATTGAAGAAGGGCTCAAGAATTCCTTTGCCCAGGACGTGGTACTCCTGAGCTATATCGGGATAAGGCCGGTGATCGTTCACGGCGGCGGGCCAAGGATCAGTCAGACGATGAAGAAGATGGGGAAGGAGCCGACCTTTGTCCAGGGACAGCGGGTGACGGACAGGGAGACGATGGACATTGTCGAGATGGTGCTTGGCGGTCTTATTAATAAGGAGATCGTCGCGCTGATCAATAATCACGGCGGCAAGGCGGTAGGACTGAGTGGCAAAGACGGAGGGCTCATACGAGCGAAGAAGAAGCTCATAAGGAAGGCTGCGGAAAGAGGACGAGAAGAGATCATCGATATCGGCCTCGTGGGCGAGGTTGAGGCCGTCGATCCCACAATTCTCTGTTCCCTTCAGAGGGACGGTTTTATACCGGTCATTTCGCCCATAGGCGTTGGGAACAATGGTGAGGCCTTTAATATCAATGCCGATTATGTTGCGTCTGCCGTCGCATCATCGTTAAAGGCGGAGAAGTTGATTCTCCTGACGGATGTCACCGGGATTAAGGACAAAAGAGACACGGTGATCTCCACGGTTCTAAAAAAGAGCGTGAAAAAATATATTGATGACGGGACGGTCTCAGGCGGGATGGTTCCGAAGGTCCAGGCATGCATTAGAGCCCTCGATGGCGGTGTCAACAAAACTCACATCGTCGACGGCAGGGTTCCGCATTGCCTCCTCCTTGAGATCTTTACCAGGAAAGGGATCGGCACAGAAATCGTGGCCTAG